In Streptomyces sp. NBC_00483, a single window of DNA contains:
- a CDS encoding DUF3048 domain-containing protein gives MRRRAVMVGALGVFASACTASRLPGGGSSASARAPLLAVKIDNVGPARPQTGLDEADLVYVEQVEAGLSRLMAVFGSRLPKVVGPVRSARETDLELLRQFDRPTLAYSGAQSALRPSIESAPLRAAPPGEAGSAYFRGNDKPAPHNLYLRPAKLGDPAAGVHAGEAAGFEFAERAPKGGRAETEHTVRFPAARFTFNWSAEEGRWLVGMDGRAATTATGKRLGAPTVVVQYVDMAPSRFHDRSGNTSPLSHTVGGGDAVVLRDGRAYDAQWRRPSPTSGTTYSAADGAAALPFAPGAVWVVLTKR, from the coding sequence ATGCGCAGGCGTGCGGTCATGGTCGGGGCTCTCGGGGTGTTCGCCTCGGCGTGTACGGCGAGTCGACTCCCCGGGGGCGGGAGTTCGGCGTCGGCGCGTGCGCCGCTGCTCGCCGTGAAGATCGACAACGTGGGGCCCGCGCGGCCGCAGACCGGGCTCGACGAGGCGGACCTCGTGTACGTGGAGCAGGTCGAGGCGGGGCTCAGCCGGCTGATGGCGGTGTTCGGCTCGCGGCTGCCCAAGGTGGTCGGGCCGGTGCGCAGCGCCCGCGAGACCGATCTTGAGCTGCTCCGCCAGTTCGACCGGCCGACGCTCGCGTACTCGGGGGCGCAGAGCGCGCTGCGGCCCTCCATCGAGTCGGCGCCGCTGCGGGCGGCGCCGCCGGGTGAGGCCGGGAGCGCGTACTTCCGTGGCAACGACAAGCCCGCGCCGCACAACTTGTATCTGCGGCCCGCGAAGCTGGGCGACCCCGCGGCGGGGGTGCACGCCGGGGAGGCGGCCGGGTTCGAGTTCGCCGAGCGGGCGCCGAAGGGTGGGCGGGCCGAGACGGAGCACACGGTGCGTTTCCCTGCCGCCCGGTTCACCTTCAACTGGTCGGCGGAGGAAGGGCGTTGGCTGGTGGGCATGGACGGGCGCGCCGCGACGACGGCGACCGGCAAGCGGCTCGGCGCGCCGACGGTGGTCGTCCAGTACGTCGACATGGCGCCCTCCCGCTTCCACGACCGTTCCGGCAACACGTCGCCGCTGTCGCACACGGTCGGCGGCGGTGACGCGGTGGTACTGCGGGACGGGCGGGCCTACGACGCGCAGTGGCGGCGACCGTCTCCGACGAGCGGCACGACGTACTCGGCGGCGGACGGCGCCGCGGCCCTACCGTTTGCGCCGGGAGCGGTGTGGGTGGTCCTGACGAAACGCTGA
- a CDS encoding CoA transferase subunit A: MDKVVATAAQAVADVGDGSSLAVGGFGLSGVPNVLIKALYEQGTGNLSVVSNNCGAMDSGLAVLLSAGRIDRVTGSYIGGNKEFARQYLAGEIEVEMIPQGTLAERLRSGGAGIPAFYTPAGVGTQVADGGLPWRYDGNGGVAKASPPKEVREFDGVEYVMERGIRTDFALVRAAKGDRHGNLVFNKSTQNFNPLAAQAGKITIAEVEELVEPGEIEPDAVHLPGIFVQRVIALTPEQAADKGIEKRTVSN; this comes from the coding sequence ATGGACAAGGTTGTCGCCACGGCCGCTCAGGCCGTCGCCGATGTGGGGGACGGTTCGTCCCTCGCGGTCGGCGGGTTCGGCTTGAGCGGCGTACCGAACGTGTTGATCAAGGCGCTGTACGAGCAGGGCACGGGGAACCTGTCGGTGGTGTCGAACAACTGCGGCGCCATGGACTCCGGCCTCGCCGTCCTGCTGAGCGCCGGTCGGATCGACCGCGTCACGGGCTCGTACATCGGCGGGAACAAGGAGTTCGCCCGGCAGTACCTGGCCGGTGAGATCGAGGTCGAGATGATCCCGCAGGGCACGCTCGCCGAGCGGCTCCGCTCGGGCGGCGCCGGCATCCCCGCCTTCTACACCCCGGCCGGCGTCGGCACCCAGGTCGCGGACGGCGGACTCCCCTGGCGCTACGACGGCAACGGCGGGGTCGCGAAGGCCTCGCCGCCCAAGGAGGTGCGGGAGTTCGACGGCGTCGAGTACGTGATGGAGCGCGGCATCCGCACCGACTTCGCGCTCGTCCGGGCCGCCAAGGGCGACCGGCACGGCAACCTGGTCTTCAACAAGTCCACGCAGAACTTCAACCCCCTCGCCGCGCAGGCCGGAAAGATCACCATCGCCGAGGTGGAGGAGCTGGTGGAACCGGGCGAGATCGAGCCCGACGCCGTGCACCTGCCCGGCATCTTCGTGCAGCGGGTGATCGCCCTGACCCCCGAGCAGGCCGCCGACAAGGGAATCGAGAAGCGGACGGTGAGCAACTGA
- the ligD gene encoding non-homologous end-joining DNA ligase has protein sequence MGGKGAAVELEAGGRTVRLSSPDKVFFPDGGKVTYTKLDLAHYFLAVGDGILRALRDRPTTLERYPEGVTGESFYQKRAPKNLPDWIPTATITFPSGRTADEMCPTEVAAVIWAAQYGTLTFHPWPVRRDDPDHPDELRIDLDPQPGTDYADAVHAANELRYVLHEFGGLRGWPKTSGGRGLHVFVPIEPRWTFTEVRRAAIACGRELERRMPEFVTTAWWKEERGERIFVDYNQTARDRTIASAYSVRARPHAPVSAPLTWDELGDALPRDFDIVTMPKRYAELGDVHADMDKERFSLDALLELADRDEKDRGLGDLPYPPEYPKMPGEPKRVQPSRARHEDGPGSTH, from the coding sequence ATGGGCGGCAAGGGTGCGGCAGTGGAACTGGAAGCGGGCGGTCGGACGGTGCGTCTGTCCAGCCCCGACAAGGTGTTCTTCCCCGACGGCGGGAAGGTGACCTACACCAAGCTCGACCTCGCGCACTACTTCCTCGCGGTCGGCGACGGCATCCTGCGCGCCCTGCGCGACCGGCCCACCACCCTGGAGCGCTACCCCGAGGGAGTGACCGGCGAGTCCTTCTACCAGAAGCGCGCGCCGAAGAACCTGCCCGACTGGATCCCCACCGCCACGATCACCTTCCCCTCGGGGCGGACGGCCGACGAGATGTGCCCGACGGAGGTCGCCGCGGTGATCTGGGCCGCCCAGTACGGCACCCTCACCTTCCACCCCTGGCCGGTGCGCAGGGACGACCCCGACCACCCGGACGAGCTGCGCATCGACCTCGACCCGCAGCCAGGCACCGACTACGCCGACGCCGTGCACGCGGCGAACGAACTCCGCTACGTGCTCCACGAGTTCGGCGGCCTGCGCGGCTGGCCCAAGACCTCCGGCGGCCGCGGACTGCACGTCTTCGTCCCCATCGAACCGCGCTGGACGTTCACCGAGGTGCGCCGCGCCGCGATCGCCTGCGGCCGCGAACTGGAGCGCCGCATGCCGGAGTTCGTCACCACGGCGTGGTGGAAGGAGGAGCGGGGCGAGCGCATCTTCGTCGACTACAACCAGACGGCCCGCGACCGCACCATCGCCTCCGCGTACTCGGTGCGCGCCCGCCCGCACGCCCCCGTCTCCGCCCCGCTCACCTGGGACGAGCTGGGCGACGCGCTGCCCCGCGACTTCGACATCGTCACCATGCCGAAGCGGTACGCCGAACTCGGCGACGTACACGCCGACATGGACAAGGAGAGGTTCTCCCTCGACGCCCTCCTGGAGCTGGCCGATCGCGACGAGAAGGACCGCGGCCTCGGCGACCTGCCGTACCCGCCCGAGTACCCGAAGATGCCGGGGGA
- a CDS encoding MarR family winged helix-turn-helix transcriptional regulator, translating into MAAVDLTTHPGHLARRLQQAHYLLWNTMVSEEITSPQFAVLNALVAEPGLDQRTVGERVGLDRSTIAEVITRLTRRELVDKVRDPQDGRRWLLRLTPGGLRTHKKLAVRTARMNQIFLAPLDADERGAFFDLIQRVCDAAEGLRYPGEVEAVASS; encoded by the coding sequence ATGGCCGCGGTGGATCTGACCACCCATCCCGGGCACCTCGCCCGGCGGCTCCAGCAGGCGCACTATCTGCTGTGGAACACGATGGTCTCCGAGGAGATCACGTCGCCGCAGTTCGCGGTCCTCAACGCGCTGGTGGCCGAGCCGGGTCTGGATCAGCGCACGGTGGGGGAGCGGGTCGGTCTTGACCGCTCCACGATCGCCGAGGTGATCACCCGGCTCACGCGGCGCGAGCTGGTCGACAAGGTCCGTGACCCGCAGGACGGCCGCCGCTGGTTGCTCCGCCTCACGCCCGGGGGGTTGCGCACGCACAAGAAGCTGGCGGTGCGCACGGCCCGGATGAACCAGATCTTCCTGGCGCCGCTCGACGCCGATGAGCGCGGGGCGTTCTTCGACCTGATCCAACGGGTGTGCGATGCGGCGGAGGGCCTTCGGTATCCGGGTGAGGTGGAGGCGGTGGCGAGTTCCTGA
- a CDS encoding ATP-dependent DNA ligase, which translates to MDLPVMPPVKPMLAKSAARIPEGMHYEAKWDGFRAIVFRDGPEIELTSRTTKSLTRYFPELVAALAERLPERCVLDGEIVIARDGRLDFDALTERIHPAASRVKTLAERTPASFVAFDVLALGSESTVELPLSDRRPLLEQALADASAPLHLAPATTDAELAQTWFEQYEGAGLDGVVAKPLTLRYRQDERVMLKIKHERTADCVVAGYRFHKSGPVVGSLLLGLYDDEGALQHVGVCAAFTMKRRTELVAELEPLRMEDAEGHPWAAWTDEAAHEGRRMPGATSRWTGKKDLSWIPLRPELVAEVAYEHMENGARFRHTARFRRWRPDRAPESCTYAQLEEPVKFDLADVLR; encoded by the coding sequence ATGGACCTCCCCGTGATGCCGCCGGTCAAGCCGATGCTCGCCAAGTCCGCCGCCAGGATCCCCGAGGGGATGCACTACGAGGCGAAGTGGGACGGCTTCCGGGCGATCGTGTTCCGTGACGGTCCGGAGATCGAGCTCACGAGCCGTACGACCAAGTCGTTGACCAGGTACTTTCCCGAGCTCGTCGCGGCGCTCGCCGAGCGGCTCCCGGAGCGCTGTGTGCTCGACGGGGAGATCGTGATCGCGCGGGACGGGCGGCTCGACTTCGACGCGCTCACCGAGCGGATCCACCCGGCGGCCTCGCGGGTGAAGACCCTGGCCGAGCGCACGCCCGCCTCCTTCGTGGCCTTCGACGTCCTGGCGCTCGGCTCCGAGTCCACGGTCGAGCTGCCTCTCTCCGACCGCAGACCGCTCCTGGAACAGGCCCTCGCGGACGCCTCCGCACCGCTGCACCTGGCACCGGCCACCACCGACGCGGAGCTCGCGCAGACCTGGTTCGAGCAGTACGAGGGCGCGGGCCTGGACGGCGTCGTCGCCAAGCCGCTCACCCTGCGCTACCGGCAGGACGAACGCGTCATGCTCAAGATCAAGCACGAGCGGACCGCGGACTGCGTGGTCGCCGGCTACCGCTTCCACAAGAGCGGCCCGGTCGTCGGCTCCCTGCTCCTCGGCCTGTACGACGACGAGGGCGCCCTCCAGCACGTCGGGGTGTGCGCGGCCTTCACGATGAAGCGCCGCACCGAACTGGTCGCCGAGCTGGAGCCCCTGCGCATGGAGGACGCCGAGGGCCACCCGTGGGCGGCGTGGACCGACGAGGCGGCGCACGAGGGCCGGCGGATGCCGGGCGCGACCAGCCGCTGGACCGGCAAGAAGGACCTCTCCTGGATCCCGCTGCGCCCGGAACTCGTGGCCGAGGTCGCCTACGAGCACATGGAGAACGGCGCCCGCTTCCGGCACACGGCCCGCTTCCGCCGCTGGCGCCCGGACCGGGCACCCGAGAGCTGTACGTACGCGCAGCTGGAGGAGCCGGTGAAGTTCGACCTGGCGGATGTGCTGCGCTGA